Proteins encoded by one window of Salinigranum rubrum:
- a CDS encoding ATP-binding protein, with product MFEAGYSTAENGTGFGLAIVEQIVDAHEWTVRVTESDSGGTRFEIKGVKTS from the coding sequence ATCTTCGAGGCAGGCTACTCAACCGCCGAGAACGGGACCGGATTTGGGTTGGCGATCGTCGAACAGATCGTCGACGCCCACGAGTGGACGGTTCGGGTGACCGAGAGCGACAGTGGCGGCACACGGTTCGAGATCAAAGGTGTGAAGACGAGTTGA
- a CDS encoding PAS domain-containing response regulator, producing the protein MDDEPQYSTLVTKFLTHKDDRFEVATETSASDGLERLQHDTFDCIVSDYQMPEMDGLEFLRAIREVHPNLPFVLFTGKGSEEIASDAITAGVTDYLQKRRGAEQYTILANRITNLVDRYQALRQVHLSHRVMETASEGLSLVEPDGTFSYVNPAFSQLFGYERDELLGTHWTVLYHNEEAERLEHQILPAVRETGYWSGETVRLTKQGDRLITDHRLAHTDADVIVCTAKDVTEERSASVEQRTTFDLFVDTIKDYVFVTLDHEGYITRWSEGAEQLKGYETEEILGEHLSKFFPNDNQQTDTPEQLLETARKDGSVTYQGWQLRKDGSRFWADVTISASYDDSGTLRGLARRSENQPNQRHKGPHFLSWGLSMRGGFPRPACSWLFEFRTS; encoded by the coding sequence GTGGATGACGAGCCCCAATATTCCACGCTTGTCACCAAGTTCCTGACACACAAAGATGACCGATTCGAGGTCGCCACAGAGACGAGTGCGTCCGATGGTCTTGAAAGATTACAACACGATACGTTCGACTGTATCGTTTCAGACTATCAGATGCCAGAAATGGACGGTCTGGAGTTTCTCAGGGCCATCCGAGAGGTGCATCCAAATCTCCCGTTTGTTCTGTTCACTGGGAAAGGAAGCGAAGAGATTGCAAGCGACGCGATCACAGCTGGCGTCACCGATTATCTTCAAAAGAGGCGTGGAGCCGAGCAGTATACGATTTTAGCGAATCGGATCACGAATTTGGTCGATCGATATCAAGCCCTCCGCCAAGTCCATCTTAGCCATCGTGTGATGGAGACGGCCAGCGAGGGGCTTAGTCTCGTCGAGCCCGATGGAACGTTCTCCTATGTGAACCCGGCGTTCTCGCAGCTATTCGGGTATGAGCGTGATGAGCTTCTCGGCACCCATTGGACAGTCCTATATCACAATGAAGAGGCCGAACGGTTGGAACATCAAATCCTCCCAGCCGTTCGGGAGACTGGCTACTGGTCGGGTGAAACGGTCCGCTTAACGAAACAGGGCGACCGGCTGATAACCGATCACCGACTCGCTCACACCGACGCAGACGTCATCGTATGCACGGCGAAAGACGTCACCGAAGAACGGTCTGCTTCAGTCGAGCAACGCACGACCTTCGATCTCTTCGTCGACACCATAAAGGACTACGTGTTCGTTACACTCGACCACGAGGGGTACATTACTCGCTGGAGCGAAGGGGCGGAACAACTCAAGGGATACGAAACAGAGGAGATTCTGGGCGAACATCTATCGAAATTTTTCCCAAACGATAATCAACAGACGGACACTCCCGAGCAGCTTCTAGAAACCGCAAGGAAAGATGGGTCTGTCACGTATCAAGGGTGGCAACTGCGAAAGGACGGCAGTCGATTCTGGGCGGATGTGACGATCTCTGCCAGCTACGATGACAGCGGGACACTCCGGGGTTTGGCGAGGCGGTCCGAGAACCAACCAAACCAACGGCATAAAGGGCCGCATTTTCTCTCGTGGGGACTTTCGATGAGAGGCGGCTTCCCCAGGCCTGCCTGTAGCTGGTTGTTCGAATTCAGGACTTCATGA
- a CDS encoding ArsR/SmtB family transcription factor, which produces MVEQVPDDLDLDAVFQALAHPIRREILEQVADGPESVGELAEPHDVSLAAVSKHLHVLEDAGLVEMEKDGRVRRAHLDAAPLSAAFGWLTRYRVFWEDRFDALADHLEDDEE; this is translated from the coding sequence ATGGTTGAACAAGTGCCGGACGATCTCGATCTGGATGCAGTATTCCAAGCTTTGGCCCACCCGATCCGTCGAGAAATTCTCGAACAGGTGGCCGACGGCCCCGAGAGTGTCGGAGAGCTCGCGGAGCCACACGACGTCTCGTTGGCAGCCGTGTCCAAGCACCTGCACGTCCTGGAAGATGCCGGCCTCGTCGAGATGGAGAAGGACGGGCGGGTCCGACGAGCCCACCTCGACGCCGCGCCGCTTTCGGCGGCGTTCGGCTGGTTGACCCGCTACCGCGTCTTCTGGGAGGATCGATTCGACGCTCTAGCAGACCATCTGGAGGACGACGAAGAATGA
- a CDS encoding SRPBCC domain-containing protein, which translates to MTTSDNNGEPTTDKRSMTVSRVIDAPPERVYEAFLDPEKLAQWLPPTGFSAEVHHLEPEEGGTFRASFTAETEEFAGYGSTFGGTYRELEPGERIVYTESFDTDEPSMAGEMTVTVVFEAVLGGTEITVRQAGIPEAVPPEDANEGWIDSLENLAGLVEGA; encoded by the coding sequence ATGACTACGAGCGACAACAACGGAGAACCGACGACCGACAAGCGGAGCATGACGGTGAGTCGGGTGATCGACGCACCTCCCGAGCGGGTGTACGAGGCATTCCTCGACCCGGAGAAACTCGCCCAGTGGCTCCCCCCGACCGGCTTCAGTGCCGAGGTACACCACTTAGAGCCCGAGGAAGGCGGGACGTTCCGCGCCTCGTTCACCGCGGAGACAGAGGAGTTCGCCGGGTACGGCTCGACTTTCGGCGGAACCTACCGGGAACTCGAACCCGGTGAGCGAATCGTCTACACCGAATCGTTCGACACCGACGAGCCGAGCATGGCCGGCGAGATGACTGTGACGGTCGTCTTCGAGGCAGTTCTCGGAGGGACCGAGATCACCGTTCGCCAGGCAGGAATCCCCGAGGCCGTTCCCCCGGAGGACGCCAATGAAGGGTGGATCGACTCCCTCGAAAACCTCGCGGGCCTGGTGGAGGGAGCATGA
- a CDS encoding SRPBCC domain-containing protein gives MTEVETTDVELTIRRTFDASRERVWRAFTDPDELEQWFVPRA, from the coding sequence ATGACCGAAGTCGAGACGACCGACGTCGAGCTAACCATCCGACGCACCTTTGACGCGTCTCGTGAGCGCGTTTGGCGGGCGTTTACTGACCCTGACGAGCTGGAGCAGTGGTTCGTCCCGAGGGCATGA
- a CDS encoding SRPBCC family protein: protein MTAEVRANELQPGGEMVIHWTDGTNRVENEGYYVEVVEHERLVSGEETEGGELRLTYEFRDVADGTEVVVTQEFPDSVPDGAVEGWSSILDNLPEVLAQS from the coding sequence ATGACCGCCGAGGTTCGCGCCAACGAACTGCAGCCGGGTGGCGAGATGGTGATTCACTGGACGGACGGGACAAATCGCGTCGAGAACGAGGGGTACTACGTCGAGGTGGTCGAGCACGAGCGCCTCGTCTCAGGCGAGGAAACCGAAGGTGGTGAACTCCGCCTCACCTACGAGTTTCGGGACGTTGCGGACGGTACGGAGGTCGTGGTCACCCAGGAGTTCCCGGATTCGGTGCCCGACGGCGCCGTCGAGGGCTGGTCGAGCATTCTCGACAACCTTCCCGAGGTGCTCGCACAGTCATGA
- a CDS encoding SRPBCC family protein, with translation MTHETEFDPSEYDVTITRTFAATREAVWDAWTDPDQIAQWWGPKHFTVPRCELDVRPGGELRIDMEGPDGTVYPSEGVFEVVEEPKRLVLIAAAGEDDDGDYQFEVRQTVTFEERDGVTVLTLGAEVMEATADTVKHLEGMEEGWSQSFEKLDDLLAPSGGEP, from the coding sequence ATGACACACGAAACCGAGTTCGACCCGAGCGAGTACGACGTGACCATCACGCGCACGTTCGCCGCGACACGAGAAGCGGTCTGGGACGCGTGGACCGATCCCGACCAGATAGCCCAGTGGTGGGGTCCGAAGCACTTCACGGTCCCACGTTGCGAGCTAGACGTCCGCCCCGGCGGTGAACTCCGAATCGACATGGAGGGACCCGACGGGACCGTGTACCCGAGCGAGGGGGTCTTCGAGGTAGTCGAGGAACCCAAACGACTCGTGCTCATCGCCGCCGCCGGCGAGGACGACGACGGGGACTACCAGTTCGAGGTGCGCCAGACCGTCACGTTCGAGGAGCGGGACGGGGTGACGGTGCTCACTCTCGGGGCGGAGGTCATGGAGGCGACGGCCGATACCGTCAAACACCTCGAAGGGATGGAAGAGGGCTGGAGCCAAAGCTTCGAAAAGCTCGACGACCTCCTCGCCCCGTCCGGAGGTGAACCATGA
- a CDS encoding SRPBCC family protein encodes MTNDTSNEAKVESTENSLTIRRTFDAPRDRVWEAWTDPNQVDQWWGPEGFTTRTDEMDVRPGGVWAFEMASSDGEVYSNRICYDEVERPERLAYTHGSPDDPEMFRVTVTFDEQDDDTTELTMESRYPSVEELDDALEFGADEGAEQTLGRLAEHLQGGTD; translated from the coding sequence ATGACGAACGACACCAGCAACGAAGCAAAGGTCGAATCGACGGAAAACAGCCTGACCATCCGGAGAACCTTCGACGCCCCGCGAGATCGCGTCTGGGAGGCGTGGACGGACCCCAATCAGGTCGACCAGTGGTGGGGCCCGGAGGGCTTCACGACCAGGACCGACGAGATGGACGTCCGGCCGGGTGGCGTCTGGGCGTTCGAGATGGCCAGTTCGGATGGTGAAGTGTATTCGAATCGGATCTGCTACGACGAGGTTGAACGGCCCGAGCGCCTGGCGTACACCCACGGATCGCCCGACGACCCCGAGATGTTCCGGGTAACCGTGACCTTCGACGAGCAGGATGATGACACGACGGAACTCACGATGGAGTCGCGATATCCGTCGGTGGAGGAGCTCGACGACGCTCTGGAGTTTGGTGCCGATGAGGGCGCCGAGCAGACGCTGGGGAGGCTCGCCGAGCACCTACAGGGAGGGACTGATTGA
- a CDS encoding dihydrofolate reductase family protein, which produces MTTVTANISTSLDGFVCGPNDSLENPLGDGGERLHEWVYDLASWREMHGMEGGKTGRDDKIFAESIENVGAVVMGRRMFDNGKGPWGDDPFEGHWGDDPPFGVPVFVLTHHARKPLKLGETTFTFVTDGIERVVERAKEAAGDADVSVAGGASAIQQSIEAELLDELEIHLVPALLGDGVPLFERSDVHSIELERTRVVESPAVTHLRFRVQSVGVRR; this is translated from the coding sequence ATGACGACCGTCACCGCGAACATCTCCACCTCGCTCGACGGGTTCGTCTGCGGCCCGAACGACAGTCTCGAGAACCCGCTCGGCGACGGTGGGGAACGCCTCCACGAGTGGGTCTACGACCTCGCGAGCTGGCGCGAGATGCACGGCATGGAGGGCGGGAAGACCGGACGGGATGACAAGATCTTCGCCGAATCGATCGAGAACGTCGGCGCGGTCGTGATGGGCCGGCGGATGTTCGACAACGGCAAGGGCCCGTGGGGAGACGATCCGTTCGAGGGCCACTGGGGTGACGACCCTCCGTTCGGCGTCCCGGTGTTCGTCCTCACTCACCACGCGAGGAAACCGCTCAAACTCGGTGAGACGACGTTCACCTTCGTCACGGACGGAATCGAACGTGTCGTCGAGCGGGCGAAGGAAGCCGCGGGGGACGCGGACGTTTCGGTTGCAGGTGGCGCGAGTGCGATTCAGCAGAGCATCGAGGCAGAACTGCTCGACGAACTAGAGATTCACCTCGTGCCCGCCCTGCTCGGCGACGGAGTTCCACTGTTTGAGCGCTCGGACGTCCACAGTATCGAACTGGAACGAACGCGGGTGGTCGAATCCCCGGCGGTCACTCACCTCCGGTTCCGCGTTCAATCCGTAGGGGTTCGTCGATGA
- a CDS encoding DoxX family protein, protein MSGAVVLFLLFNAIPRVLDLPWAVAVIADFGFPKYLVSWLGLALLTCTTLYVIPRTAILGAILLTGYLGGAAATNVRMEDPWFLLPVFVGVMVWGGLYLRNDRLRVLLPLQPGQEATYERKLYRE, encoded by the coding sequence GTGAGCGGAGCGGTCGTGCTATTTCTCCTTTTCAACGCCATCCCCCGTGTGCTGGACCTGCCCTGGGCGGTCGCCGTAATCGCCGATTTCGGGTTTCCGAAATATCTCGTTAGCTGGCTCGGACTCGCACTGCTCACGTGCACGACCCTCTATGTGATTCCGCGAACGGCCATCCTCGGCGCGATACTTCTTACTGGCTACCTGGGTGGTGCCGCGGCAACGAACGTGCGCATGGAGGACCCGTGGTTCCTGCTCCCGGTGTTCGTCGGTGTGATGGTCTGGGGCGGACTGTACCTTCGGAACGACCGGCTCCGAGTACTCCTTCCGCTGCAACCCGGTCAGGAGGCGACATACGAGCGGAAGCTCTATCGGGAGTAA
- a CDS encoding helix-turn-helix domain-containing protein: protein MESPKTDCANCYSRETTMRYATLVVDPGPDGFYPESRTVLERANVTRERVHHVDVLDDGTFVGLYELHGDADEIRSGIRYLPGVLSYDVTGTDPVYLYLHEEATEPARTLLEELRSSRIVLDRPFEHQMDGTLRLTIIGEDDVLRETFDALADIVDVDLVETGEYQPDLGDIDTLLTDRQREILRLAVERGYYEVPRQVTHQELAEECDRCQSTIAEHLQKIEATVLPHVIQ from the coding sequence ATGGAATCCCCCAAGACGGACTGCGCTAACTGCTACAGCCGAGAGACGACCATGCGGTATGCGACGCTCGTCGTTGATCCGGGACCGGACGGATTTTACCCGGAATCCCGGACCGTTCTCGAACGGGCGAACGTCACCCGCGAGCGCGTCCATCACGTCGACGTGCTCGACGACGGCACGTTCGTGGGGCTCTACGAACTCCACGGCGACGCCGACGAGATTCGATCCGGGATCAGGTATCTGCCTGGAGTCCTGAGCTACGACGTCACCGGAACCGATCCGGTGTATCTCTATCTCCACGAGGAGGCGACGGAGCCGGCCAGAACGCTCCTCGAAGAGCTTCGATCGTCACGGATCGTGCTCGACAGACCGTTCGAACACCAAATGGACGGTACCCTGCGTTTGACCATCATCGGGGAGGACGACGTGCTCAGGGAGACGTTCGACGCGCTCGCCGACATCGTGGACGTGGATCTGGTGGAGACGGGTGAGTACCAACCGGATCTCGGCGACATCGATACGCTCCTCACCGATCGCCAGCGCGAGATCCTCCGGCTCGCCGTCGAGCGGGGCTACTACGAAGTGCCCCGGCAGGTTACCCATCAGGAACTCGCCGAGGAGTGTGACCGCTGTCAATCGACGATCGCCGAGCACCTTCAGAAGATCGAAGCGACCGTGCTCCCCCACGTGATTCAGTAG
- a CDS encoding GyrI-like domain-containing protein yields the protein MTTTDPHLEDRDEQPYVGIPIEASLSEWGQVNALVGELVAWLEDRDETLAGAPFYRYDVIGDDTDPFSLVVAIPTDRQISGDERVQAGAVPEGTYAVTIHEGHPDDLGESHAGLQEWAAEQGHELARSVDGDTDIWEGRYEHYLTDPDEEPDPTEWSTEIAYLVE from the coding sequence GTGACGACGACCGACCCCCATCTGGAAGACCGAGACGAGCAACCATACGTCGGCATCCCTATCGAGGCGTCGCTCTCGGAGTGGGGGCAGGTCAACGCGCTCGTCGGCGAGCTCGTGGCCTGGCTGGAAGACCGCGACGAGACGCTCGCCGGGGCACCGTTCTACCGATACGACGTGATCGGTGACGATACCGACCCGTTCTCACTGGTGGTCGCAATCCCGACTGACCGACAGATCTCCGGTGACGAACGGGTCCAAGCTGGAGCCGTCCCGGAGGGGACGTACGCGGTCACGATCCACGAGGGGCACCCGGACGATCTGGGAGAATCACATGCGGGGCTCCAGGAGTGGGCCGCGGAGCAGGGACACGAACTGGCCAGGAGTGTGGACGGAGACACCGATATCTGGGAGGGCCGTTACGAGCACTACCTGACCGACCCCGACGAGGAGCCCGACCCGACAGAGTGGTCCACCGAGATCGCCTACCTGGTCGAGTAA
- a CDS encoding LLM class flavin-dependent oxidoreductase, whose protein sequence is MDFGYHNASYRDDGSVRGDLFGATVDRARWLEAEGFDLFTAMDHVWQLPGVGQRDEPFFDAYTALPAVAQATDRIELSALVTCPHWRNPAYLGRAIASLEAISKGRAVLGIGSGWYEDEYDAMNLAFPDTPTRSRQMRETIELCRAMWTQDPPASYRGKYYQLEEFYCAPRPERDIPILIGGGGEQLTLRATAEYADRWNVPDGDPKEYAAKLDVLAGHCDELGTDYDAIEKTIGNWTVLRETTDEAHDAYEELFGLTEDEPTPRSEYRGVVGTPAEAYELLSKFETIGLDTFVAIVPGNDRRTRELFVDEVMPNFA, encoded by the coding sequence ATGGACTTTGGCTACCATAACGCATCCTACCGTGATGACGGCTCTGTCAGAGGAGATCTCTTCGGAGCGACAGTCGACCGCGCCCGCTGGCTCGAAGCGGAGGGGTTCGACCTCTTCACGGCCATGGATCACGTCTGGCAACTTCCCGGCGTCGGCCAGCGCGACGAGCCATTCTTCGACGCCTACACCGCGCTGCCGGCGGTCGCACAGGCCACGGATCGAATAGAGTTGAGCGCGCTCGTCACGTGCCCACACTGGCGTAACCCGGCGTACCTGGGACGGGCGATCGCCTCGCTTGAGGCAATTTCGAAGGGACGGGCGGTTCTCGGAATCGGCTCCGGCTGGTACGAGGACGAGTACGATGCGATGAATCTCGCGTTTCCAGACACACCGACGCGCAGCCGGCAGATGCGCGAAACGATCGAACTTTGTCGGGCGATGTGGACCCAGGACCCGCCGGCGTCTTACCGTGGCAAGTACTACCAACTTGAGGAGTTCTACTGCGCTCCGCGACCCGAGCGCGACATTCCGATCCTGATCGGGGGCGGTGGCGAGCAACTCACCCTCCGGGCGACCGCCGAATACGCTGACCGCTGGAACGTCCCCGACGGTGATCCCAAGGAATACGCCGCCAAACTCGACGTCCTCGCCGGTCACTGTGACGAACTAGGGACCGACTACGACGCCATCGAGAAGACGATCGGAAACTGGACAGTCCTACGTGAAACGACCGACGAAGCCCATGATGCATACGAGGAACTGTTCGGCCTCACCGAGGACGAACCGACACCCCGAAGCGAGTACCGGGGTGTGGTCGGGACGCCTGCCGAAGCGTACGAGCTTCTCTCTAAGTTCGAGACTATCGGCCTCGACACCTTCGTCGCGATTGTACCGGGAAACGACCGGCGGACGAGGGAACTGTTCGTCGACGAGGTGATGCCCAACTTCGCATGA
- a CDS encoding dienelactone hydrolase family protein — MNSLKILDVDDHDLRMYIATPGAGNHPGVLMLHAWWGFNDCFRDLCDRLAREGFIVVAPDLYEGEIASTIQTADAMSSALDTSRVIDDVSAAFDFTRQHENVAGGLGVVGISMGVEYAFWVVQSRANDVDAAVLFYGNGAGNFEEISTTFLGHFAEHDEFNSPRHIRALRERLQAGDGSVTFHTYPDTEHWFMESDRAEYDEKAASLAWSRTVEFLRTEL, encoded by the coding sequence ATGAATTCACTGAAGATCTTGGACGTCGATGACCATGATCTGCGGATGTATATCGCTACGCCAGGAGCTGGCAATCATCCGGGAGTTCTCATGCTACACGCGTGGTGGGGATTCAACGACTGCTTCAGGGACCTCTGTGACCGATTGGCTCGGGAGGGCTTCATCGTGGTGGCACCCGATCTCTATGAGGGCGAGATCGCGTCGACTATCCAAACGGCAGACGCGATGTCGTCAGCCCTCGATACATCGCGAGTGATCGATGACGTTAGCGCCGCGTTCGATTTCACTCGCCAACACGAGAATGTGGCGGGTGGACTCGGTGTGGTGGGAATATCGATGGGAGTCGAATACGCGTTCTGGGTCGTCCAGAGCCGGGCAAATGACGTCGATGCGGCAGTCCTTTTTTACGGAAACGGTGCAGGGAACTTCGAGGAGATCTCCACGACGTTTCTCGGTCATTTCGCTGAGCACGATGAATTCAATAGCCCACGCCACATCAGAGCGCTCCGCGAGCGATTGCAGGCCGGGGACGGATCCGTCACATTCCACACGTACCCCGACACCGAACACTGGTTCATGGAATCGGATCGAGCGGAGTACGACGAGAAAGCAGCTTCGTTGGCCTGGTCACGAACGGTCGAGTTTCTACGCACCGAGTTGTGA
- a CDS encoding ABC transporter permease, with protein MMPSFRPLTRAVAVKELTLLRRYPVNSLSQLVTIYLYFVILFFGGQTFLGPTILESFDGIIVGFFLWTIASLAFGYLAWTITLESQWGTLEQLYMSPYGFGRVMLVRAAVSLLLNFGWGVLMLILMLLTSGRPLALDIDTVLVIGLLTILPAVGIGFLVAGLALLYKRIESFIQLMSIGFIGLIAAPVSSYPVLRILPLTQGSYLLRRTMQQNIEVWQLPPSDLAVLVAVAAFYLGGGTTCLYEHSGGLVDRGCSATTKCGTQDHCSADQDQGCGSSGYSQLGA; from the coding sequence ATGATGCCGTCGTTCCGACCCCTCACGCGAGCGGTCGCTGTCAAGGAGCTCACGCTCCTCCGTCGCTATCCAGTGAACAGTCTGTCCCAGCTCGTCACGATCTACCTCTACTTCGTGATCCTGTTCTTCGGCGGACAGACGTTCCTGGGACCGACGATCCTCGAATCGTTCGACGGGATCATCGTCGGGTTCTTCCTGTGGACGATTGCCTCGCTCGCGTTCGGGTACCTCGCGTGGACGATCACCCTGGAATCGCAGTGGGGTACGTTGGAGCAGCTGTACATGTCGCCGTACGGATTCGGAAGGGTCATGCTCGTCCGGGCTGCCGTGAGCCTCCTCTTGAACTTCGGGTGGGGAGTGCTCATGCTCATACTGATGCTCCTCACGAGCGGTCGTCCGCTCGCGCTCGACATCGATACCGTCCTCGTGATCGGGCTCTTGACGATCCTGCCTGCTGTCGGGATTGGCTTCCTGGTCGCTGGACTCGCGCTGCTGTACAAGCGAATCGAGAGCTTCATCCAGTTGATGAGCATTGGGTTCATCGGACTCATTGCCGCTCCCGTCAGTAGCTACCCGGTTCTCCGAATACTCCCACTCACGCAGGGCAGTTACCTCCTCAGACGGACTATGCAACAGAACATCGAGGTCTGGCAGCTCCCACCGTCCGATCTCGCTGTACTGGTCGCCGTCGCAGCATTCTACCTAGGCGGGGGTACTACGTGTTTATACGAGCACAGCGGCGGGCTCGTCGACAGGGGGTGCTCGGCCACTACTAAGTGTGGTACTCAGGACCATTGCAGTGCAGATCAGGACCAGGGGTGCGGTTCTAGCGGCTATTCACAACTCGGTGCGTAG
- a CDS encoding ATP-binding cassette domain-containing protein, which yields MTVLLSSHDMDLVEAICDRVIVMHEGAVIADDRVDNLIDLFEVQSYRVVLEPPFPDQLRAELDGTYETHNWTQSSDHVQFDVALSSGSEFYDLISALQAADVTLRSARSLGSDLGDVFLELTDRSNPIGSTPEGR from the coding sequence ATGACCGTCCTCCTGAGTAGCCACGACATGGACCTGGTGGAAGCGATCTGCGATCGGGTCATCGTCATGCACGAGGGGGCAGTCATCGCGGACGACCGCGTCGACAACCTCATCGATCTCTTCGAGGTCCAATCCTATCGCGTGGTCCTCGAGCCGCCCTTCCCGGACCAGCTCCGGGCCGAGTTAGACGGAACGTACGAAACGCACAATTGGACCCAGAGTTCGGACCACGTCCAGTTCGACGTCGCGCTTTCCTCGGGGAGCGAGTTCTACGATCTCATCTCGGCGCTCCAAGCTGCGGACGTGACGCTTCGTTCGGCCCGATCGCTCGGATCTGACCTTGGGGACGTATTCCTCGAACTCACTGATCGATCGAACCCGATCGGATCGACACCGGAGGGTCGATGA
- a CDS encoding dihydrofolate reductase family protein: MQAPGSPDEDRDGEFEHGGWMDDYQDERMEVVNDQISEADALLLGRKTYEIFASYWPHFEPADDPLATELNSMPKYVASRTLDAVEWHNSTLLAGAAEAVEDLKNDRGGVMLVQGSANLIQTLLAHDLVDEFRLWIFPLVLGDGKRLFGDGTIPEALELTDVETSNTGVQILRYERAGEFESSSAAR; the protein is encoded by the coding sequence ATGCAGGCACCGGGGAGTCCTGACGAGGACCGCGACGGCGAATTCGAGCACGGGGGATGGATGGACGACTACCAAGACGAGCGGATGGAGGTCGTGAACGACCAGATCTCCGAGGCCGACGCGCTGCTGCTCGGCCGGAAGACGTACGAGATCTTCGCCTCCTACTGGCCCCACTTCGAACCAGCGGACGACCCCCTGGCGACGGAACTGAACAGCATGCCCAAGTACGTCGCCTCCAGGACCCTCGACGCGGTCGAATGGCACAACTCGACGCTGCTCGCGGGCGCCGCGGAGGCCGTCGAGGACCTCAAGAACGACCGTGGGGGCGTGATGTTGGTACAGGGCAGCGCCAACCTGATCCAGACGCTACTCGCACACGACCTCGTCGACGAGTTCCGGCTCTGGATCTTCCCCCTGGTCCTCGGGGACGGGAAGCGACTGTTCGGCGACGGGACGATTCCCGAGGCTCTCGAACTGACGGACGTCGAGACGTCAAATACGGGAGTCCAGATACTCCGCTACGAGCGGGCCGGTGAGTTCGAGTCCAGTTCGGCCGCGCGGTGA